A stretch of Roseovarius sp. M141 DNA encodes these proteins:
- a CDS encoding complex I NDUFA9 subunit family protein, producing the protein MSKLVTIFGGSGFVGRYIADRMAQAGWRVRVAVRRPEQAGFVRPYGEVGQVEPVMCNIRDDASVRSVTRGADAVINCVGTFDRKGKNNFGAVQDEGATRIARIAAEEGVQRMVHISAIGADADGASLYARSKGRGEVGVLKHFPTAVILRPSVVFGPEDQFFNRFAGMTRFGPVLPVVGADTLFQPVYADDVAQAAEMGALGTAAPGVYELGGPDVHSFRELMQLMLDTIRKRRLVVNIPFFAASIMGAGMELVQTLSLGLIKAQITRDQVTSLKSDNVVQDGAQGFDALGIVPDSMAAVLPDYLWRFRSSGQYAAIKESAGNLREG; encoded by the coding sequence ATGTCGAAATTGGTCACAATCTTTGGCGGATCGGGCTTTGTCGGGCGTTATATCGCGGATCGCATGGCGCAGGCCGGATGGCGTGTGCGCGTTGCCGTGCGCCGCCCCGAGCAGGCCGGGTTCGTGCGCCCCTACGGCGAGGTCGGTCAGGTCGAACCCGTAATGTGCAACATTCGCGACGATGCCAGCGTGCGCAGCGTCACGCGCGGGGCGGATGCGGTGATCAACTGCGTCGGCACGTTCGACCGCAAGGGCAAGAACAACTTTGGCGCCGTGCAGGACGAGGGCGCGACGCGCATCGCCCGCATCGCCGCCGAAGAAGGTGTGCAGCGCATGGTGCATATCTCGGCCATCGGCGCGGATGCGGATGGCGCCAGCCTTTATGCCCGCAGCAAGGGCCGGGGCGAGGTCGGTGTGCTGAAGCATTTCCCGACTGCCGTCATCCTGCGCCCGTCCGTCGTGTTCGGCCCCGAGGATCAGTTTTTCAATCGCTTTGCCGGTATGACACGGTTTGGCCCGGTCCTGCCTGTCGTCGGTGCCGATACGCTGTTTCAGCCGGTCTATGCCGATGACGTTGCGCAGGCGGCGGAGATGGGCGCGCTGGGGACTGCCGCACCGGGCGTTTACGAACTGGGCGGGCCGGATGTGCATAGCTTCCGCGAGTTGATGCAGCTGATGCTCGACACCATTCGCAAGCGTCGTCTTGTCGTGAACATACCCTTCTTTGCCGCCAGCATCATGGGCGCCGGGATGGAGCTGGTTCAGACGCTGTCCCTGGGCCTTATCAAGGCGCAGATCACGCGCGATCAGGTGACGTCGCTGAAATCGGACAATGTGGTGCAGGACGGTGCGCAGGGCTTTGATGCCCTTGGGATCGTGCCGGATTCGATGGCGGCGGTGCTGCCGGACTATTTGTGGCGCTTCCGCAGTTCGGGGCAGTACGCCGCGATCAAGGAATCAGCAGGCAACCTGCGCGAAGGCTGA
- a CDS encoding undecaprenyl-diphosphate phosphatase yields the protein MSDTTLVAAALGLIEGLTEFIPVSSTGHLLLVGHFLGFQSAGRSFEVVIQLGAVLAILSVYFTRLAQVLMDAPHSPGARRFLASVIIAFLPALVVGVLAHGFIKHVLFETPMLIAVMLILGGGVLIFVDRCAPTPRYHDAAHLPIWVTLRIGLFQCLAMIPGTSRSGATIVGALLMGVDKRAAAEFSFFLSIPTMAGAVAYDLYQNRDVLDLSAMGDIAVGFAMAFVSGLLVVKWLLNFVSRNGYALFGWWRIIVGSLAMGFLLAGF from the coding sequence ATGTCTGACACGACCCTCGTCGCGGCGGCCCTCGGGCTGATTGAGGGCCTGACTGAATTCATCCCCGTATCTTCTACCGGGCATCTGCTGCTGGTTGGCCATTTTCTGGGCTTCCAAAGCGCCGGCCGCAGTTTCGAGGTGGTCATTCAGTTGGGTGCGGTGCTGGCAATCCTGTCAGTGTATTTCACGCGTCTTGCGCAGGTTTTGATGGACGCGCCGCACAGCCCCGGTGCGCGGCGGTTTCTGGCATCTGTGATTATCGCGTTTCTGCCGGCGCTGGTGGTCGGCGTGCTGGCGCATGGCTTTATCAAGCATGTGTTGTTTGAAACGCCGATGTTGATTGCCGTGATGCTGATCCTCGGGGGGGGCGTGCTGATCTTTGTCGATCGCTGTGCGCCGACGCCGCGCTACCACGATGCCGCGCATCTGCCGATCTGGGTGACGCTGCGGATTGGCCTGTTTCAATGCCTTGCCATGATCCCCGGCACCAGCCGGTCGGGCGCGACCATTGTCGGCGCCCTCCTGATGGGGGTGGATAAACGCGCGGCCGCGGAATTTTCGTTCTTTCTGTCGATACCGACCATGGCGGGGGCGGTGGCCTATGACCTTTACCAGAATCGCGACGTGCTGGATCTCAGCGCGATGGGCGATATTGCTGTGGGCTTTGCCATGGCCTTTGTCAGCGGTCTGCTCGTGGTCAAATGGCTGCTGAACTTTGTCAGCCGCAACGGATACGCGCTGTTCGGGTGGTGGCGAATCATTGTCGGGTCGCTCGCCATGGGGTTTCTGCTGGCTGGTTTTTGA
- a CDS encoding NAD(P)-dependent oxidoreductase, which yields MADNPMLKFTTVQRDMPQKRAPDLRGRDFREIYAEYAGDKAREQSSRCSQCGVPYCQSHCPLHNNIPDWLRLTAEGRLREAYELSQATNTFPEICGRICPQDRLCEGNCVIETAGHGTVTIGAVEKYITDTAWEEGWVTPAKPTQERAQSAAIIGAGPGGLAAADVLRRAGIQVTVYDRYDRGGGLLTYGIPGFKLEKDVVMRRMQQLEEGGVTFRLNCTIGQDVSFADLRRDHDAVIIATGVYKSRDLAGPGSGAKGIVRAIDYLTASNRRSFGDDVPDFDSGELNASGKRVVVIGGGDTAMDCVRTAIRQGATSVKCLYRRDRANMPGSLREVANAEEEGVIFDWLSLPKGFGGDPVSSVRVQQMRLGAADVTGRRAPEEIDGAVHDEPADLVIKALGFEAEALPTLWDQPELEVTRWGTIKAEFTTGRTSLPGVYAVGDIVRGASLVVWAIRDGRDCAAALLDDLTTAAQPVAAE from the coding sequence ATGGCTGACAATCCCATGCTGAAATTCACAACCGTCCAGCGCGATATGCCGCAAAAGCGTGCGCCGGATCTGAGGGGGCGCGACTTTCGCGAAATCTATGCTGAATACGCCGGCGATAAGGCCCGCGAGCAATCCAGCAGATGCAGCCAATGCGGCGTCCCCTACTGCCAAAGCCATTGCCCCCTGCACAATAACATCCCCGACTGGCTGCGCCTGACCGCCGAGGGCCGCCTGCGCGAGGCCTATGAACTCAGCCAGGCCACCAACACATTCCCGGAAATTTGTGGCCGCATCTGCCCCCAGGACCGCCTGTGCGAGGGCAATTGCGTGATCGAAACGGCGGGCCATGGCACCGTCACCATCGGCGCGGTCGAAAAATACATCACCGATACCGCGTGGGAAGAAGGCTGGGTCACGCCCGCCAAGCCCACGCAGGAGCGCGCGCAAAGCGCTGCGATCATCGGCGCCGGGCCGGGTGGCCTTGCGGCGGCGGACGTACTGCGCCGCGCTGGAATTCAGGTCACGGTCTATGACCGATATGACCGGGGTGGCGGGCTGCTGACCTATGGCATCCCTGGTTTCAAGCTGGAAAAGGACGTCGTGATGCGCCGTATGCAGCAGTTGGAGGAGGGCGGCGTCACCTTCCGGCTGAATTGCACCATCGGGCAGGACGTCAGCTTTGCCGATCTTCGGCGCGACCATGACGCTGTCATCATCGCCACCGGCGTCTACAAATCCCGCGATCTGGCCGGGCCGGGGTCGGGCGCCAAGGGGATCGTGCGCGCCATCGACTACCTGACTGCCAGCAACCGGCGGTCCTTTGGCGATGACGTGCCCGATTTCGACAGCGGCGAACTGAATGCCAGCGGCAAGCGGGTCGTCGTGATCGGCGGCGGCGATACGGCGATGGATTGCGTGCGTACCGCCATCCGGCAGGGTGCCACATCGGTCAAATGCCTCTATCGCCGCGACCGCGCCAACATGCCGGGCAGCCTGCGCGAGGTCGCCAACGCCGAGGAAGAAGGCGTGATCTTTGACTGGCTCAGCCTGCCCAAGGGGTTCGGCGGCGATCCGGTCAGTTCCGTGCGGGTACAGCAAATGCGGCTTGGTGCGGCCGACGTCACCGGGCGGCGTGCCCCCGAGGAAATCGACGGCGCCGTCCATGATGAGCCCGCCGATCTGGTGATCAAGGCGCTGGGCTTCGAGGCCGAGGCGCTGCCGACACTCTGGGATCAGCCCGAACTGGAAGTGACCCGCTGGGGCACGATCAAGGCCGAATTTACGACAGGGCGCACGTCGCTGCCTGGCGTTTATGCGGTGGGCGATATCGTGCGGGGCGCCAGCCTCGTGGTCTGGGCCATCCGCGACGGGCGCGACTGCGCGGCCGCGCTGCTGGATGATCTGACCACCGCCGCACAGCCGGTCGCCGCCGAATGA
- the gltB gene encoding glutamate synthase large subunit: MTQYDDAWAAAEAAKRDWMADNGMYAHAEEHSSCGVGLVVAVNGKRSRRVVQAGIDALKAIWHRGAVDADGKTGDGAGIHVQIPVSFIYDQIRRTGHEPRQDQLVAVGQVFLPRTDFGAQEACRTIVETEVLRMGHTIYGWRHVPVNVSCLGEKANATRPEIEQILISNAKGIDEEDFERELYVIRRRIEKAVIAAGINHFYIASLSCRSIIYKGMMLAEEVAVFYPDLMDERFKSAFAIYHQRYSTNTFPQWWLAQPFRMLAHNGEVNTLKGNVNWMKSHEIRMASSAFGDLAEDIKPIVPAGASDSAALDSVFEVLVRAGRSAPMAKTMLIPESWSNQAQELPQAWCDMYSYCNSVMEPWDGPAALAMTDGRWVCAGLDRNGLRPMRYVVTGDGLVIAGSEAGMVPIDEATVREKGALGPGQMLAVDMQDGKLYHDVEIKDRLAAARPFGEWVGKIKELDDTLTVVSEAPMYTAGDLRRRQIAAGYTIEELEQILAPMGEDGKEAIASMGDDTPSAVLSNQYRPLSHFFRQNFSQVTNPPIDSLREYRVMSLKTRFGNLKNVLDESGAQTQIIVLDSPFVGNSEWDVLMQQFSSDVGHIDCTFTPGPNALQNSLTRIRAEAEDAVRSGAGHLVLSDQAVGEGRIGMPMILATSAVHSHLTRKGLRTFCSLNVRSAECIDPHYFAVLIGAGATIVNAYLAQDSLADRIDRNLLDGSLTEVVARYRKAIDSGLLKIMSKMGISVISSYRGGLNFEAIGLSRAMCAEYFPGLVSRISGIGVSGIQTKLEEVHARAFSTPDNVLPIGGFYKSRKTGETHAWGAQNMHMLQTACNTASFDLWKRYSAAMQSAPPIHLRDLMAIKPMGKAISLDEVESVTAIRKRFVTPGMSLGALSPEAHKTLNVAMNRIGARSDSGEGGEDPAHFTPEPNGDNPSAKIKQVASGRFGVTAEYLNQCEELEIKVAQGAKPGEGGQLPGMKVTELIARLRLSTPGVTLISPPPHHDIYSIEDLAQLIYDLKQINPHAKVTVKLVAQSGVGTIAAGVAKAKADVILISGHNGGTGASPATSIKYAGLPWEMGLTEAHQVLSMNNLRDRVTLRTDGGLRTGRDIVMAAMMGAEEYGIGTAALIAMGCIMVRQCQSNTCPVGVCTQDHALRAKFTGNAEKVVNLITFYAQEVREVLAGIGARSLDEVIGRADLLTQVSRGSAHLDDLDLNPMLITVASQSAPLNRTRDRNAVPDTLDAEIVRDAARFLNDGEKMQLHYAVQNTHRTVGTRLSSHIVRKFGMRNNLQPDHLTVKLSGSAGQSLGAFAAPGLKLEVSGDANDYVGKGLSGGIIVVRPPMSSPLDASRNTIIGNTVLYGATAGHLFAAGRAGERFAVRNSGAHVVIEGCGSNGCEYMTGGTAVILGRIGANFGAGMTGGMAYLYDPEGQTDPLMNRETIVTGPVQHPHWEAQLQDLIQRHADETGSLKALDILRHWDVEKVHFLQVCPREMLDKLPHPLSDAQMAVPAE; encoded by the coding sequence ATGACACAGTATGATGATGCATGGGCCGCCGCCGAAGCAGCCAAGCGCGACTGGATGGCCGACAACGGCATGTATGCCCACGCGGAGGAACATTCCTCCTGCGGGGTCGGCCTTGTCGTCGCGGTCAATGGCAAACGCTCGCGCCGGGTGGTGCAGGCGGGCATCGACGCGCTCAAGGCGATCTGGCATCGCGGCGCGGTAGATGCCGATGGCAAGACCGGCGATGGCGCCGGCATCCATGTGCAGATCCCGGTCAGCTTTATCTACGACCAGATCCGCCGCACCGGCCACGAGCCGCGTCAGGATCAGCTGGTCGCGGTCGGTCAGGTGTTCCTGCCGCGCACCGATTTCGGCGCCCAAGAGGCCTGCCGCACGATTGTCGAAACCGAAGTGCTGCGCATGGGCCACACGATCTATGGCTGGCGGCATGTGCCGGTGAACGTCTCCTGCCTGGGGGAAAAGGCGAACGCGACCCGCCCCGAGATCGAGCAGATCCTGATCTCGAACGCCAAAGGCATCGACGAGGAGGATTTCGAGCGCGAACTGTACGTGATTCGCCGTCGCATCGAAAAGGCGGTGATCGCCGCCGGAATCAATCATTTCTACATCGCGTCGCTGTCGTGCCGCAGCATCATCTACAAGGGCATGATGCTGGCCGAGGAGGTCGCGGTATTCTACCCTGACCTGATGGACGAGCGGTTCAAATCCGCCTTTGCCATCTATCACCAGCGCTATTCGACCAACACGTTCCCGCAATGGTGGCTGGCGCAGCCCTTCCGCATGCTGGCCCATAACGGTGAGGTCAACACGCTCAAGGGCAACGTCAACTGGATGAAAAGCCACGAGATTCGCATGGCTTCCTCGGCTTTTGGCGATCTGGCCGAGGATATCAAACCCATCGTGCCGGCCGGGGCGTCCGATAGCGCCGCGCTGGATTCGGTGTTCGAGGTGCTGGTGCGCGCGGGCCGCTCTGCCCCGATGGCGAAAACCATGCTGATACCGGAATCATGGTCCAATCAGGCGCAGGAATTGCCGCAGGCGTGGTGCGATATGTATTCCTATTGCAACTCCGTGATGGAGCCGTGGGACGGCCCCGCCGCACTGGCCATGACCGATGGCCGCTGGGTTTGCGCCGGGCTTGACCGCAATGGACTGCGCCCGATGCGCTATGTGGTGACCGGCGACGGTCTGGTGATCGCCGGAAGCGAGGCCGGAATGGTCCCGATCGACGAGGCGACCGTGCGCGAAAAAGGCGCGCTGGGGCCGGGCCAGATGCTGGCTGTCGATATGCAGGACGGCAAGCTGTACCACGACGTCGAGATCAAGGACCGTCTGGCCGCCGCGCGCCCGTTCGGCGAATGGGTCGGCAAGATCAAGGAACTGGATGACACGTTGACCGTGGTCAGCGAGGCGCCGATGTACACCGCGGGCGATCTGCGCCGCCGCCAGATCGCGGCAGGCTACACGATCGAGGAACTGGAGCAGATCCTTGCCCCCATGGGCGAGGACGGCAAAGAGGCCATCGCGTCGATGGGTGACGACACGCCCAGTGCCGTGCTGTCGAACCAGTACCGCCCGCTTAGCCATTTTTTCCGGCAGAATTTCTCGCAGGTGACAAACCCGCCTATCGACAGCCTGCGCGAATACCGGGTGATGAGCCTGAAGACACGTTTCGGCAATCTCAAGAACGTGCTGGACGAGAGCGGCGCGCAGACCCAGATCATCGTGCTGGACAGCCCGTTTGTGGGCAATAGCGAGTGGGACGTGCTGATGCAGCAGTTCAGCTCGGACGTGGGGCATATCGACTGCACCTTTACCCCCGGCCCGAATGCGCTGCAAAATAGCCTGACGCGTATCCGCGCCGAGGCCGAGGATGCGGTGCGCAGCGGCGCGGGCCATCTGGTGCTGAGCGATCAGGCGGTGGGCGAGGGGCGTATCGGGATGCCGATGATCCTGGCCACCTCTGCCGTGCACAGCCACCTGACGCGCAAGGGCCTGCGCACCTTCTGTTCGCTCAACGTGCGCTCTGCCGAGTGCATTGATCCGCATTATTTCGCCGTGCTGATCGGCGCGGGCGCGACCATCGTCAACGCCTATCTGGCGCAGGATTCACTGGCCGACCGGATCGACCGGAACCTGCTGGACGGCAGCCTGACCGAGGTGGTCGCGCGCTATCGCAAGGCCATCGATTCGGGCCTGCTGAAGATCATGTCCAAGATGGGGATCTCCGTCATCTCGTCCTATCGCGGCGGTCTGAATTTCGAGGCCATCGGGCTGTCGCGCGCGATGTGCGCCGAATATTTCCCCGGCCTTGTCAGCCGCATCAGCGGCATCGGCGTCAGCGGCATCCAGACCAAGCTGGAGGAGGTCCACGCCCGGGCGTTCAGCACGCCCGACAATGTCCTGCCGATCGGCGGGTTCTACAAATCGCGCAAGACGGGCGAGACCCACGCATGGGGCGCCCAGAACATGCACATGCTGCAAACGGCGTGCAATACCGCCAGTTTCGATCTGTGGAAACGCTATTCGGCGGCCATGCAATCGGCCCCGCCGATCCACCTGCGCGATCTGATGGCGATCAAGCCGATGGGCAAGGCGATCTCGCTGGACGAGGTGGAGTCCGTCACTGCGATCCGCAAGCGGTTCGTCACCCCTGGCATGTCACTGGGCGCGCTGTCCCCCGAGGCGCACAAGACCCTCAATGTGGCGATGAACCGTATCGGCGCGCGCAGCGATTCAGGTGAGGGCGGCGAAGATCCGGCGCATTTCACGCCCGAGCCGAACGGTGACAACCCCTCGGCCAAGATCAAGCAGGTTGCATCAGGCCGCTTCGGTGTCACCGCCGAATACCTCAACCAATGCGAAGAGCTGGAGATCAAGGTCGCCCAAGGCGCCAAGCCCGGCGAGGGCGGCCAGCTGCCCGGCATGAAGGTGACCGAGCTGATCGCGCGCCTGCGCCTGTCGACGCCGGGCGTGACGCTGATCTCGCCCCCGCCGCATCACGATATCTACAGCATCGAGGATCTTGCGCAGCTGATCTATGACCTCAAGCAGATCAACCCCCATGCCAAGGTCACGGTGAAACTGGTCGCCCAATCGGGCGTCGGCACCATCGCCGCCGGCGTGGCCAAGGCCAAGGCCGACGTCATCCTGATTTCGGGTCATAACGGCGGCACCGGCGCCAGCCCGGCAACGTCGATCAAATACGCGGGGCTGCCGTGGGAAATGGGCCTGACCGAAGCGCATCAGGTGCTGTCGATGAACAACCTGCGCGACCGCGTGACGCTGCGCACCGATGGCGGGCTGCGCACCGGGCGCGATATCGTCATGGCCGCGATGATGGGGGCCGAGGAATACGGCATCGGCACAGCCGCCCTGATCGCCATGGGCTGCATCATGGTGCGTCAGTGCCAGTCCAACACTTGTCCCGTGGGGGTTTGCACGCAGGACCATGCGCTGCGCGCCAAGTTCACCGGCAACGCCGAAAAAGTCGTGAACCTCATCACCTTCTACGCCCAGGAGGTCCGCGAAGTGCTGGCCGGTATCGGCGCACGCAGCCTGGATGAGGTGATTGGCCGCGCGGATCTGTTGACGCAGGTCAGCCGGGGCAGCGCGCATCTGGACGATCTGGACCTGAACCCCATGTTGATCACGGTCGCCAGCCAAAGCGCCCCGCTGAACCGCACGCGCGACCGCAACGCCGTGCCCGATACGCTGGACGCTGAAATCGTGCGCGACGCCGCCCGCTTCCTGAATGACGGTGAAAAGATGCAGCTGCACTATGCCGTGCAGAACACGCATCGCACGGTGGGCACGCGGCTGAGTAGCCATATCGTGCGCAAATTCGGGATGCGCAACAATCTGCAACCCGATCACCTGACGGTCAAACTGTCGGGCAGCGCGGGCCAAAGCCTTGGCGCGTTTGCCGCGCCGGGACTGAAGCTGGAAGTGTCGGGCGATGCGAACGATTATGTCGGCAAGGGCCTGTCGGGCGGCATCATCGTGGTGCGCCCGCCGATGTCCAGTCCGCTGGACGCCAGTCGGAACACGATCATCGGCAACACGGTGCTGTATGGTGCGACCGCTGGCCACCTCTTTGCCGCCGGGCGCGCGGGCGAGCGGTTTGCCGTGCGCAATTCGGGCGCGCATGTGGTGATCGAGGGCTGCGGCAGCAACGGGTGCGAATATATGACTGGCGGCACTGCCGTTATTCTGGGCCGCATCGGCGCCAATTTCGGTGCGGGAATGACGGGGGGCATGGCGTATCTCTATGACCCCGAAGGGCAGACCGACCCCCTGATGAACCGCGAAACCATCGTCACCGGCCCCGTTCAGCATCCCCATTGGGAGGCGCAGTTGCAGGACCTGATCCAGCGCCACGCGGATGAGACGGGCAGCCTCAAGGCGCTGGATATCTTGCGACACTGGGACGTCGAAAAAGTGCATTTCCTGCAAGTTTGCCCGCGTGAAATGCTGGACAAGCTGCCCCATCCGCTGAGCGACGCGCAGATGGCCGTGCCTGCCGAATAA
- a CDS encoding iron-containing alcohol dehydrogenase: MNLIGNWSYPTSVKFGAGRIAELPAACAQAGMKRPLLVTDKGLADLPITAQVLDIMEGAGLGRGIFSEVDPNPNEKNLDAGVAAYKSGGHDGVIAFGGGSGLDLGKMVAFMVDQTRPVWDYEDVDDWWTRADADAIAPIIAVPTTAGTGSEVGRASVITNSETHVKKIIFHPKVLPTVVICDPELTAGMPKFITAGTGLDAFAHCVEAFSSPHYHPMSQGMALEGMRLVKDYLPRAYANGNDLEARAHMMSAAMMGATAFQKGLGAIHAMSHPVGAVFGTHHGTTNAVCMPAVLKLNAPQIKDRFRTAAAYLDIEGGFDGFCSFVQEFNDALGIPRKLSDMGVDAARIDDLVNEAIKDPSCGGNPVKLTEANLRALYEASI, from the coding sequence ATGAACCTCATTGGAAACTGGTCCTACCCGACCTCCGTGAAATTCGGCGCTGGCCGCATTGCCGAACTGCCCGCCGCCTGCGCGCAGGCTGGAATGAAACGCCCCCTGCTGGTCACAGACAAGGGGCTGGCCGATCTGCCGATTACCGCGCAGGTGCTGGACATCATGGAAGGCGCAGGGCTGGGGCGGGGCATCTTCTCGGAGGTTGATCCCAACCCGAACGAAAAGAACCTTGATGCTGGCGTCGCCGCCTACAAATCGGGTGGCCATGACGGCGTGATCGCCTTTGGCGGCGGCTCGGGTCTGGATCTGGGCAAGATGGTCGCCTTCATGGTCGACCAGACGCGCCCCGTCTGGGACTATGAGGACGTGGACGACTGGTGGACGCGCGCCGATGCGGACGCCATCGCGCCGATCATCGCGGTGCCGACAACCGCCGGAACAGGCTCGGAAGTGGGGCGCGCCAGCGTCATCACCAATTCCGAAACGCATGTGAAGAAGATCATCTTCCACCCCAAAGTGCTGCCGACGGTCGTGATCTGCGATCCCGAACTGACCGCAGGCATGCCGAAATTCATCACCGCCGGCACCGGCCTCGATGCCTTTGCCCATTGCGTCGAGGCGTTCAGCAGCCCGCATTACCACCCGATGAGCCAGGGCATGGCGCTGGAAGGGATGCGTCTGGTCAAGGATTACCTGCCCCGCGCCTATGCCAATGGCAACGACCTTGAGGCGCGCGCGCACATGATGAGCGCCGCGATGATGGGCGCGACCGCATTCCAGAAGGGCCTTGGCGCGATCCACGCGATGAGCCACCCAGTCGGCGCGGTCTTTGGCACGCATCACGGCACCACCAACGCCGTCTGCATGCCCGCCGTGCTGAAACTGAACGCGCCCCAGATCAAGGACCGCTTTCGCACAGCGGCCGCATACTTGGATATCGAAGGCGGCTTTGACGGCTTTTGCAGCTTCGTTCAGGAATTCAACGACGCGCTCGGCATCCCCCGCAAGCTGAGCGATATGGGCGTGGACGCCGCCCGCATCGACGATCTGGTGAACGAGGCGATCAAGGATCCCAGTTGCGGCGGCAATCCCGTCAAGCTGACCGAGGCAAACCTGCGCGCGCTTTACGAGGCCAGCATCTAA
- a CDS encoding aldehyde dehydrogenase family protein, whose amino-acid sequence MSETLTCISPIDGSVFATRAALDADAARAAADRARAAQVNWAARPLDDRIRLVMAGVAAVGAMNDEVVPELAHMMGRPVRYGGEFGGFDERASHMAKIAADALADIEVGEDATFTRYIKRLPHGVVLVVAPWNYPYMTAINTVAPALIAGNTVLLKHATQTLLVGERMAQAFHGAGVPEDVFQNVFLGHDTTSRLIADRAVDFVNFTGSVGGGRAMEQAAAGTFTSVATELGGKDPGYVMEDADLDAAVDTLIDGAMFNSGQCCCGIERIYVHESLYDAFVEKAVKIVQGYTLGNPLDPATSIGPMAHVRFAKEVRAQIDEAVQAGATAHIAPMAADDGGAYLTPQILTDVTHDMRVMRDESFGPVVGIMKVASDDEAIELMNDSNFGLTASLWTADLDRAQAVGDRIETGTVFMNRADYLDPGLCWTGCKDTGSGGGLSVIGYHNLTRPKSYHLKKVTK is encoded by the coding sequence ATGAGCGAGACACTTACCTGCATTTCACCGATCGACGGATCGGTTTTCGCCACGCGCGCGGCGCTGGATGCCGACGCCGCGCGCGCTGCCGCTGATCGGGCGCGGGCTGCCCAAGTCAACTGGGCCGCGCGCCCACTGGATGACCGTATCCGTTTGGTGATGGCAGGCGTCGCCGCCGTGGGCGCGATGAACGACGAGGTCGTGCCGGAACTGGCCCATATGATGGGACGCCCCGTGCGCTATGGTGGCGAATTCGGCGGCTTTGACGAGCGGGCGTCGCATATGGCGAAGATCGCGGCGGATGCGCTGGCCGATATCGAGGTGGGCGAAGACGCGACCTTCACGCGGTATATCAAGCGCCTGCCGCATGGCGTGGTTCTGGTCGTGGCGCCGTGGAACTATCCTTACATGACGGCAATCAACACGGTCGCGCCGGCGCTGATCGCCGGCAATACCGTGCTGCTCAAGCACGCCACCCAGACGCTGCTGGTGGGCGAGCGGATGGCGCAGGCGTTTCACGGCGCGGGCGTGCCAGAGGATGTGTTTCAGAACGTGTTCCTAGGTCATGACACAACATCACGGCTGATCGCGGATCGCGCGGTGGATTTCGTGAACTTCACCGGCTCGGTCGGTGGCGGGCGCGCGATGGAGCAGGCGGCAGCCGGCACATTCACATCGGTAGCGACCGAACTGGGCGGCAAGGATCCCGGCTATGTCATGGAGGACGCCGATCTGGATGCCGCCGTCGATACGCTGATCGACGGGGCGATGTTCAACTCGGGCCAGTGCTGCTGCGGGATCGAGCGGATCTATGTGCATGAGAGCCTGTATGACGCTTTCGTCGAAAAGGCCGTGAAGATCGTACAGGGCTATACCCTGGGCAATCCGCTGGACCCCGCCACCAGCATCGGCCCGATGGCGCATGTTCGCTTTGCCAAGGAAGTACGCGCCCAGATCGACGAGGCCGTGCAGGCAGGCGCGACGGCGCATATCGCGCCGATGGCGGCAGATGACGGCGGCGCCTACCTGACGCCGCAAATCCTGACCGACGTGACCCATGACATGCGCGTCATGCGCGACGAAAGCTTCGGCCCCGTGGTCGGCATCATGAAGGTGGCGTCGGATGACGAGGCGATCGAGCTGATGAACGACAGCAATTTTGGCCTGACCGCCAGCCTCTGGACCGCCGATCTGGACCGTGCGCAGGCCGTTGGCGACCGGATCGAAACCGGCACCGTTTTCATGAACCGGGCCGATTATCTGGACCCCGGTCTATGCTGGACAGGCTGCAAGGATACAGGTAGCGGCGGCGGACTGTCGGTCATCGGCTATCACAATCTGACGCGCCCCAAATCCTACCATCTCAAGAAGGTGACAAAATGA